A single region of the Branchiostoma lanceolatum isolate klBraLanc5 chromosome 1, klBraLanc5.hap2, whole genome shotgun sequence genome encodes:
- the LOC136445210 gene encoding engulfment and cell motility protein 2-like, whose product MPVSKDIVKLAVEMPGRVAQFLDFNQRRPLPDIIAKLCDHWGLESPEEYALQYSDGSQAYITEKNRAEIKNGAILRLTTSPSKTVREILVLPTKDALMKLARGSSDTTFATEFVYRNGVPLLVDMVVEGTATGEALAYILTAFLQFMDHGILPWKQFSDDFIRKIIGYVLRSTPAEAMILQRSLAILECAILSSEDLYKAISAQITVEEITVHFKSPVPEVQLNAVALINALWLRSSKVKAREIGETLQFKYIRVVMLNYIIRGRREVSAEMAHQLHVLQVLMMNLNEDRMYTKINPSDTAHLEKLYELSQIAFGRDSDSESFATPNPGGNSRTLARKGRGISDRAQVEFKKLGFSNLVNPLMDFTKRPPGILALDCIVYFAANYPDSFTRLVLENSCRQDNYVCPFARTSIDMTKLLCKMLKIGELPSETGTEYYPMLFTQESPLEELFCICIQLLNKTWREMRAMDEDYDKVMDVVREQITLALSEKPDTMDRFRAILQELDYHQIIKILQDRRASMLETNTDLEPFCELREDKRPEVLDLVRKHRLNALVEGTIFNKVTTRRSKDKFWYCRLAPNHKCLHWGDVPDSAKPPLPVEMLPEMLPVSDIKGLAVGKECPHIMKEGKKEKKESLAPLAFSVLYDPEGSLNFLAPNDYVYDLWTDGIRALLEQDMTSELAQKDMEILLGMEMKLALLDTEGIPVPNQPPPIPEDPKDYNFSCE is encoded by the exons ATGCCGGTTTCCAAGGATATCGTCAAGCTGGCGGTGGAGATGCCCGGGAGAGTGGCCCAGTTCTTGGACTTCAACCAACGAAGACCGTTACCGGACATCATCGCTAAGCTATGCGACCACTGGGGCTTGGAGAGCCCGGAGGAATACGCCCTGCAGTACTCGGACGGATCCCAGGCGTACATAACGGAAAAGAACCGTGCGGAGATTAAAAACGGCGCCATTTTGCGATTGACGACATCTCCGTCCAAAACGGTCCGCGAGATTCTCGTCCTGCCGACGAAAGACGCCTTGATGAAGCTAGCTCGCGGTTCGTCCGACACGACATTCGCGACGGAATTCGTGTACCGGAATGGCGTGCCCTTGTTAGTTGACATGGTGGTAGAGGGCACGGCAACGGGTGAAGCGTTAGCGTACATATTGACAGCCTTTCTGCAGTTCATGGACCACGGCATCCTTCCGTGGAAACAGTTCAGCGACGACTTTATACGGAAGATAATCGGGTACGTCCTAAGAAGCACCCCGGCCGAGGCTATGATTCTGCAACGGTCTCTCGCTATCTTGGAATGTGCTATATTAAGTAGCGAAGATCTCTACAAAG cgatttctgcccAGATTACCGTTGAAGAGATTACCGTGCACTTTAAGAGTCCTGTCCCGGAGGTCCAGCTTAATGCCGTGGCGCTCATCAACGCACTCTGGCTCAG GTCCTCAAAGGTCAAAGCTAGGGAGATCGGAGAAACGCTACAGTTCAAGTACATCCGGGTCGTCATGCTCAACTACATCATCAGGGGCAGGCGGGAGGTTTCCGCAGAGATGGCCCACCAGCTGCACGTGCTCCAGGTCCTGATGATGAACTTGAACGAAGACCGAATGTACACGAAGATCAACCCGAGCGACACCGCCCACTTGGAAAAGCTGTACGAACTCTCCCAGATCGCCTTCGGAAGGGACAGCGATTCGGAATCATTCGCCACGCCGAACCCTGGCGGAAATTCACGAACATTGGCGAGGAAAGGCCGAGGAATCTCCGACAGAGCGCAAGTCGAATTCAAGAAACTCGGATTCTCGAATCTCGTAAATCCTTTGATGGACTTCACCAAGAGACCGCCAGGGATCCTTGCCCTGGATTGTATAGTCTACTTCGCCGCGAATTATCCAGACTCGTTTACCAGGCTTGTGttggagaactcgtgtaggcaAGACAACTACGTTTGTCCGTTTGCACGGACGTCCATTGATATGACCAAACTACTGTGTAAGATGCTGAAGATCGGCGAACTCCCCTCAGAGACGGGGACTGAATATTACCCCATGCTGTTCACCCAAGAGAGCCCCCTGGAGGAAttattctgtatctgcatcCAGCTGCTGAACAAGACTTGGCGAGAGATGCGAGCTATGGATGAAGACTATGATAAG GTTATGGACGTAGTGAGGGAGCAGATCACACTGGCACTGTCTGAAAAACCGGACACCATGGACCGTTTCCGCGCCATCTTACAGGAGCTGGACTATCATCAGATCATCAAGATCCTCCAGGACAGGAGAGCGTCCATGTTGGAGACAAACACGGATCTAGAGCCGTTCTGCGAGCTACGGGAGGACAAGCGACCTGAG GTTTTGGACTTAGTCAGAAAACATCGCCTCAACGCCTTGGTCGAGGGGACGATATTCAACAAGGTCACGACTAGAAGGTCCAAGGACAAGTTTTGGTACTGCCGTCTAGCGCCTAACCACAAGTGCCTACACTGGGGCGACGTCCCCGACTCAGCAAAACCTCCACTTCCGGTAGAAATGCTACCGGAAATGCTACCTGTTTCCGACATCAAGGGACTAGCTGTTGGTAAGGAGTGTCCTCATATcatgaaagaaggaaagaaagagaaaaaggaGAGCCTAGCGCCGCTCGCCTTTTCAGTCCTTTACGATCCCGAGGGGTCTTTGAACTTTTTGGCGCCAAATGACTACGTCTATGACTTGTGGACGGACGGTATTCGGGCACTTCTCGAACAGGATATGACGTCAGAGCTTGCGCAGAAGGACATGGAGATCCTTCTTGGTATGGAGATGAAGCTGGCCCTGCTGGACACTGAGGGAATCCCCGTGCCCAACCAGCCACCGCCAATCCCAGAAGATCCGAAGGACTATAACTTCAGTTGCGAATAA
- the LOC136445227 gene encoding tubulin delta chain-like, which translates to MSLVTVQLGQCGNQIGGQLFTTVLEDAYGKGGLGCTKKENTVYQDAVLERFFNTEEPSSETRLSCSQQVLPTARAVMVDMEPKVIQQTIQEAKKSGKWQYCEKGQFCQKRGSGNNWAHGYSHHGPTARDAVMDIVQREVEKCDRFGGFLSLMSLAGGTGSGVGAYLTECLREEYPHSFLANQIVWPYGTGEVIVQNFNAALTLSHLYQSADAIIVFENDNLHKICSQLLSIKNISFQDINSVISQELASVLQPAMSADSGRTNSPGELLERLVPDPQYKLLNVRTIPHTSERALAFSSFTWPGLLKHLRQMLIANAGMEEGIDWQVKVHSRDRRLSSADFTPSLANVLFLRGKQCESTDIAPFSDPRLYSSWVPCDAAFSVFRQQRPFHHYEKYASLLSNSQAPVGPLGSLVGKAWNMFASRAYVHQYLKYGIAEEAS; encoded by the exons ATGTCGTTAGTAACTGTTCAGCTTGGACAGTGTGGGAATCAGATAGGAGGTCAGCTGTTTACAACTGTGTTAGAAGACGCGTACGGAAAAGGTGGGCTTGGATGTACCAAAAAAGAGAACACGGTTTACCAAGATGCAGTTCTTGAAAG GTTCTTCAATACAGAAGAGCCCTCTAGTGAGACAAGGCTGTCCTGCAGTCAGCAGGTGCTGCCCACCGCTCGTGCTGTCATGGTTGACATGGAACCAAAAGTCATCCAACAGACTATCCAG GAAGCAAAGAAGTCAGGAAAGTGGCAGTACTGTGAAAAGGGGCAGTTCTGTCAAAAACGTGGGTCGGGCAACAACTGGGCCCACGGCTACAGTCACCACGGACCCACAGCACGGGATGCCGTCATGGACATCGTTCAGCGTGAGGTCGAGAAATGCGACAGATTTGGAGGGTTTCTCTCGTTAATGAGTCTCGCGGGAGGTACGGGATCTGGAGTCGGTGCATACCTTACAGAGTGTCTAAGAGAAGAATACCCACACTCCTTCCTCGCTAACCAAATCGTGTGGCCGTACGGTACGGGAGAGGTTATCGTGCAGAACTTCAACGCCGCGCTGACGCTATCGCACTTATACCAGTCTGCAGACGCCATCATCGTCTTTGAAAACGACAACCTCCACAAGATCTGCTCCCAACTTCTCAGCATCAAGAACATATCATTTCAAGACATCAACTCGGTGATAAGTCAGGAGTTAGCGAGTGTTCTACAGCCGGCGATGTCAGCAGATAGCGGTAGGACCAACTCCCCCGGAGAGTTACTAGAACGTTTGGTCCCTGATCCCCAGTACAAGCTTCTAAATGTGAGAACGATTCCACACACATCAGAGAGGGCACTGGCCTTTAGTTCGTTCACCTGGCCTGGACTACTCAAGCACCTGAGGCAAATGCTGATTGCAAATGCCGGGATGGAAGAAG GTATTGACTGGCAGGTCAAAGTTCACTCCCGGGACCGTAGGTTGTCCTCTGCCGATTTCACACCCTCCCTTGCTAACGTTCTCTTCCTTCGCGGAAAACAAtgcgaatccacggacatcgcACCCTTCTCAGATCCGCGTCTCTACAGCTCCTGGGTACCGTGTGATGCCGCGTTCTCCGTCTTCAGGCAACAACGACCCTTTCACCACTACGAGAAGTATGCATCGTTGCTAAGCAACAGTCAAGCTCCTGTCGGTCCATTGGGTAGTCTTGTGGGGAAGGCCTGGAACATGTTTGCGTCCAGGGCGTATGTTCACCAGTACCTGAAGTATGGAATAGCAGAGGAAGCTTCTTAG